The Kordia sp. SMS9 genome window below encodes:
- a CDS encoding glycosyltransferase family 2 protein translates to MINSKKVIIVLPAYNASETLQKTYSEIPFDIVDEVVLVDDHSTDETLRVAKELGIEHVVIHDQNKGYGANQKSCYKKALSLGADIVVMLHPDYQYTPKLIHSMAYLIANDVYPVVMGSRILGKGALRGGMPMYKYIANRFLTLFQNIVINQKLSEYHTGFRAFSKEVLNSLALAHNSDDFIFDNQMLCQIFNKGYEIAEITCPTTYSSESSSINFQRSVTYGVGVLKVSVQYFLHKNKIKSFQIFK, encoded by the coding sequence ATGATCAACTCCAAAAAAGTTATTATTGTTCTTCCGGCATACAATGCTTCGGAAACCTTGCAAAAAACCTACAGCGAAATTCCATTCGATATTGTAGACGAAGTGGTATTGGTAGACGATCATAGTACAGACGAAACCTTACGTGTTGCCAAAGAGTTAGGTATTGAACACGTAGTGATTCACGATCAAAATAAAGGCTATGGAGCCAATCAGAAAAGTTGCTATAAGAAAGCATTATCGTTAGGAGCCGACATTGTAGTTATGTTGCATCCCGATTATCAATACACGCCAAAGTTAATTCATTCCATGGCGTATTTAATAGCAAATGACGTGTATCCTGTGGTAATGGGATCGCGAATTTTGGGAAAAGGTGCATTGCGCGGTGGCATGCCGATGTATAAATACATTGCGAATCGTTTTCTAACATTATTCCAAAATATTGTGATTAATCAGAAATTATCTGAATACCACACAGGATTCCGTGCTTTTTCCAAAGAAGTGTTGAATTCACTGGCGTTAGCGCATAATTCGGATGATTTTATTTTTGACAACCAAATGCTGTGTCAAATCTTTAATAAAGGCTATGAAATTGCCGAAATTACCTGTCCGACAACTTATTCTAGCGAAAGCTCGTCGATCAATTTTCAACGAAGTGTAACCTATGGTGTAGGTGTGTTGAAAGTGTCTGTTCAATATTTTTTGC
- a CDS encoding glycosyltransferase family 39 protein, translating to MIVLRIAGFDGLYGQDSYEYLRYANAIQEYVTDGVHPGNYFWPVLYPVLGGFLGFLFGSTAFALQFISCLSFSVACVYILKTIRLLYPNAQHRFLYVLIFATFCPFVLKMGLIVMSDALTLVFVVLAFYFFFKSYQKNTNLAPIFIFATCALMTRYASLFITFPVIVYALYLVWKRKQFVQLLMAILGSFIVSIPFIIFQWGALFEATSNPFLQTWSIRNFFKSSFTTGDGTTRYSFPNLIYTLYVFFHPGFIFLGSILSVIAIRNYKLLLVFHQKILLICSGLYILFLAGIPFQNPRIIGLVFPLILILLFPAFVRLIQFKYTRQLFISIGIFFVALQIFFFSITFKQIFERTRIEKELATMIQPYEGKTLYSFDVDLAMKGRGLNFDFKNMFLERYENFQRNDLILFDPARYQTQWNDKNPMLNWEFISQNYQLKVLETHSEGWKLYQIQSKK from the coding sequence ATGATTGTTTTGAGAATTGCAGGTTTTGATGGTTTGTATGGACAAGATTCCTATGAGTATTTGCGCTACGCGAACGCGATTCAAGAATATGTGACGGACGGCGTGCATCCTGGAAATTATTTTTGGCCAGTATTGTATCCTGTTTTGGGCGGTTTTTTAGGTTTTCTCTTTGGAAGTACCGCATTTGCACTTCAATTTATCAGTTGTTTGAGCTTTTCTGTTGCTTGTGTATATATTTTAAAAACGATTCGACTTTTATATCCAAACGCGCAGCATCGTTTTTTATATGTGCTGATTTTTGCCACTTTTTGTCCGTTTGTATTGAAGATGGGACTCATTGTAATGTCTGACGCATTGACTTTAGTTTTTGTCGTATTAGCGTTCTATTTTTTCTTTAAATCGTATCAAAAAAACACCAACCTCGCTCCTATTTTTATTTTTGCAACTTGTGCGTTGATGACGCGTTATGCTTCGTTATTTATCACGTTTCCCGTGATTGTGTATGCGTTGTATTTGGTGTGGAAACGAAAACAGTTTGTGCAACTTTTAATGGCAATTTTGGGAAGTTTCATAGTTTCCATTCCGTTTATCATTTTTCAATGGGGCGCATTGTTTGAAGCGACTTCGAATCCGTTTTTGCAAACGTGGTCGATACGTAATTTTTTCAAATCTAGTTTTACTACAGGAGATGGCACCACGCGTTATTCCTTTCCGAATTTGATCTACACCTTGTATGTGTTTTTTCATCCTGGATTTATCTTTTTGGGAAGTATTTTAAGTGTGATTGCGATCAGAAATTACAAATTGCTCTTAGTATTTCATCAAAAAATACTATTGATTTGTAGCGGATTGTACATTTTGTTTTTGGCAGGAATTCCATTTCAAAATCCGCGTATTATTGGCTTGGTATTTCCGTTAATTTTAATTTTGTTATTTCCCGCTTTTGTACGATTGATACAATTTAAGTACACAAGACAACTCTTTATTTCCATCGGAATCTTTTTTGTAGCCTTGCAAATATTCTTTTTCAGCATCACGTTCAAGCAGATTTTTGAACGAACTCGTATTGAAAAAGAATTGGCAACGATGATTCAACCGTATGAAGGCAAAACTTTGTATAGTTTTGATGTAGATTTGGCAATGAAAGGTCGCGGGTTGAATTTTGACTTTAAAAATATGTTTTTAGAACGTTATGAAAATTTTCAAAGGAACGACTTAATTTTGTTTGATCCTGCGCGTTATCAAACACAATGGAACGATAAAAATCCAATGTTGAACTGGGAATTCATCTCACAAAATTATCAACTGAAGGTGCTAGAAACACATTCGGAAGGCTGGAAATTGTATCAAATTCAGTCAAAAAAATAA